A stretch of the Candidatus Coatesbacteria bacterium genome encodes the following:
- a CDS encoding YebC/PmpR family DNA-binding transcriptional regulator translates to MSGHSKWSTIKRKKEAADKKRGKIFTRLIREITIAAREGGGDPEANPRLRTAVDNAQTQNMPKDNIKRAIQRGTGELPGMVIEEHLYEGYGPGGVAVIVETISDNNNRTTSEIRHLFDKYDGHLAKSGAASYSFDRRGLIVIDGSTDEDLLMEVALEAGALDIITDEDAFEVLTEYNDYHQVNEALNRAGFKILESSLAYIPQNEIRLDDDDDGEKVLKLLEALEEQDDVQNVYTNYDIPDDVEFD, encoded by the coding sequence GTGTCCGGACACTCCAAATGGTCGACGATCAAGCGCAAGAAGGAGGCCGCCGACAAGAAGCGCGGCAAGATCTTCACCCGGTTGATCCGCGAGATCACCATCGCCGCCCGCGAGGGCGGCGGCGATCCCGAGGCCAACCCCCGGCTGCGCACGGCCGTCGACAACGCCCAGACGCAGAACATGCCCAAGGACAACATCAAACGGGCCATCCAGCGCGGCACGGGCGAGCTGCCGGGCATGGTGATCGAAGAACACCTCTACGAGGGCTACGGCCCCGGCGGCGTGGCCGTGATCGTCGAGACCATCTCCGACAACAACAACCGCACCACTTCTGAAATCCGCCACCTGTTCGACAAGTACGACGGCCACCTGGCCAAGTCCGGCGCCGCCAGCTACTCCTTCGACCGCCGCGGGCTGATCGTCATCGACGGCTCCACCGACGAAGACCTGCTGATGGAGGTCGCCCTCGAGGCCGGCGCCCTGGACATCATCACCGACGAGGACGCCTTCGAGGTCCTCACCGAATACAACGACTACCACCAGGTCAACGAAGCGCTCAACCGCGCCGGCTTCAAGATCCTCGAGAGCTCCCTGGCCTACATCCCCCAGAACGAGATCCGCCTGGACGACGACGACGACGGCGAGAAGGTCCTCAAGCTGCTGGAAGCCCTCGAGGAGCAGGACGACGTCCAGAACGTCTATACCAATTACGACATCCCCGACGACGTCGAATTCGACTAA
- a CDS encoding SPFH/Band 7/PHB domain protein translates to MLGLYIVLGVAFILILIIALKGFRQVPQAHVMVIERLGKFHRVLDSGLHMVLPFFDKPLRVIDTTSVTFDKTKPDSRPQVAGADKPHGARVVDGSGRGSVGGQYYWTDVIDLREQLLDFPAQQVITKDNLVLTVDAVLYYQITDPRRAVYEIENVPLAIERLTQTSLRTAIGALELDETFDSRDSLNARLRDILDEATDKWGVKVNRVELQDVSPPADFLEAMRAEVTAERKRRAMIKEAEGSKQASITKAEGAKQAAITHAEGNRAAEILRAEGLAKARELEAAAEAAAVAGIQAKLGEHTSTYLLTRGYIKAVQDNAREGSNTVFLPFDTVKTLGSLGAFAELTSGKNGD, encoded by the coding sequence ATGCTGGGTCTCTACATCGTTCTCGGCGTGGCCTTCATCCTGATCCTGATCATCGCCCTCAAGGGCTTCCGCCAGGTTCCCCAGGCCCACGTGATGGTCATCGAGCGCCTGGGCAAGTTCCATCGGGTCCTGGACAGCGGCCTGCACATGGTGCTGCCCTTCTTCGACAAGCCCTTGCGGGTCATCGACACCACCTCGGTCACCTTCGACAAAACAAAACCCGACAGCCGCCCCCAGGTGGCGGGCGCCGACAAGCCCCACGGGGCCAGGGTCGTCGACGGCAGCGGGCGCGGTTCCGTGGGGGGCCAGTACTACTGGACCGACGTCATCGACCTGCGCGAGCAGTTGCTGGACTTCCCCGCCCAGCAGGTGATCACCAAGGACAACCTGGTACTGACCGTCGACGCCGTGCTCTACTACCAGATCACCGATCCGCGCCGCGCCGTCTACGAGATCGAGAACGTTCCCCTGGCCATCGAGCGGCTGACCCAGACCAGCCTGCGCACGGCCATCGGCGCCCTGGAGCTCGACGAAACCTTCGACAGCCGCGATTCCCTCAACGCCCGCTTGCGCGACATCCTCGACGAGGCCACCGACAAGTGGGGCGTTAAGGTCAACCGCGTCGAGCTGCAAGACGTCTCTCCGCCGGCCGACTTCCTCGAGGCCATGCGCGCCGAGGTCACCGCCGAGCGCAAGCGCCGGGCGATGATCAAGGAGGCCGAGGGCTCCAAGCAGGCCAGCATCACCAAGGCCGAAGGCGCCAAGCAGGCCGCCATCACCCACGCCGAGGGCAACCGCGCGGCGGAGATCCTCCGCGCCGAGGGGCTGGCCAAGGCCCGCGAGCTGGAGGCCGCCGCCGAGGCCGCCGCCGTGGCCGGCATCCAGGCAAAGCTGGGCGAGCACACCTCGACCTACCTGCTGACCCGGGGCTACATCAAGGCGGTGCAGGACAACGCCCGCGAGGGCTCCAACACCGTCTTCCTGCCTTTCGACACCGTCAAGACCCTGGGCTCCCTGGGAGCCTTCGCCGAGTTGACCAGCGGCAAGAACGGCGACTGA
- the ruvC gene encoding crossover junction endodeoxyribonuclease RuvC, with product MRVLGIDPSLASTGYGLVEEQGRGLRGLLYGHIPTKPAWELPRRLERIYTELTAVIDTYRPDCCAVETVFSAVNPRTALLLGHARGVCVLTAVRAGLPVHEYTPMQIKRAVTGKGKAVKSQVAFMVQRLLALREPVTPDDASDALAAAICHLLRGAV from the coding sequence ATCCGTGTCCTGGGCATCGACCCCTCCCTCGCCAGCACCGGCTACGGCCTGGTCGAAGAGCAGGGCCGCGGCCTGCGCGGCCTGCTCTACGGTCACATCCCCACCAAACCCGCTTGGGAGCTGCCCCGCCGCCTCGAGCGCATCTACACCGAGCTGACCGCCGTCATCGACACCTACCGCCCCGACTGCTGCGCCGTCGAAACCGTCTTCAGCGCCGTCAACCCCCGCACCGCCCTGCTGCTGGGCCACGCCCGCGGCGTCTGCGTATTGACCGCCGTGCGCGCCGGGCTGCCCGTCCACGAGTACACCCCGATGCAGATCAAGCGCGCCGTCACCGGCAAGGGCAAGGCCGTCAAAAGCCAGGTGGCCTTCATGGTCCAGCGCCTGCTGGCCCTGCGGGAGCCGGTTACACCGGACGACGCCTCCGACGCCCTGGCGGCGGCCATCTGCCATCTGCTGCGGGGCGCGGTTTAG